A single genomic interval of Bacillota bacterium harbors:
- a CDS encoding ATP-dependent RecD-like DNA helicase, translated as MDTIFGYLERIVFFNEENYFTVARIKEKGQRELTTIIGNMAGVFPGAYLKLDGKWINSKKYGEQFEVEGYEIVTPATARGIERYLGSGLIKGIGPVMARRIVKVFGDETLEIIENNPKKLLSVEGVAEKRVEMIVRGWEEHKDIKHIMIFLQEYGVSTAYSTKIYKQYGPESINILQDNPYRMASEVRGIGFVTADQIAQKMGIDRNSISRAEEGILYVLNSFVGEGHVFCPYDTLVEKSVELLGIDREIVLKAMAVLFENQRIMMEDINSASLEDFVPNLKAVYLPPFYVAEKNLARELKKIYREQTFFGQLDTDRILADYETRNNIKLASKQREAVRLSVRSKVMIVTGGPGTGKTTIIKSILNIYKEIGLRVLLAAPTGRAAKRMQEATGYEARTIHRLLEFSPKKGRFQKDRDNLLDADVIIIDEASMVDLMLMYSLVKAIPSHAIFILVGDIYQLPAVGAGNVLGDMIDSDVFPVITLTEIFRQSRQSKIVTNAHRINMGEFPDTRNPPPGQTSDFYFVEEDDPEEALRKICSFCKKHLPERFGFDPLDDIQVLTPMYKGVIGVVNLNAELQNLLNANKHGVKIGSKFFRIGDKVMQLENNYDKDVFNGDIGKVVYLDQEEKELIVNFDGRRVHYDFSEADELSLAYAISVHKSQGSEYPVVVMPVMTQHYILLQRNLIYTGITRGKKMTLLIGTKRALAIAVKNNKPLERFTMLKERLSGP; from the coding sequence GTGGATACGATTTTCGGCTACCTTGAACGCATCGTTTTTTTTAACGAGGAAAATTATTTTACTGTTGCCAGGATCAAGGAGAAAGGGCAGCGTGAATTAACCACCATCATCGGCAATATGGCCGGTGTGTTCCCGGGTGCCTACCTGAAACTTGATGGGAAATGGATCAACAGCAAAAAATACGGGGAACAATTCGAGGTTGAAGGCTACGAGATAGTCACCCCGGCCACGGCACGTGGTATAGAAAGGTACCTTGGATCGGGATTGATCAAGGGGATTGGTCCGGTCATGGCCAGGCGGATTGTCAAAGTGTTCGGGGACGAAACGCTGGAAATAATCGAGAATAACCCCAAAAAGCTTCTCTCGGTGGAGGGCGTTGCCGAGAAAAGAGTGGAGATGATCGTAAGGGGCTGGGAAGAACACAAGGACATCAAGCATATCATGATCTTCCTGCAGGAATATGGGGTCAGCACGGCTTATTCCACCAAGATCTACAAGCAGTATGGACCCGAATCAATAAATATTTTGCAAGATAATCCTTACAGGATGGCTTCCGAGGTTCGCGGCATAGGGTTCGTGACTGCCGATCAGATCGCACAGAAAATGGGTATCGATCGCAATTCTATTTCCAGGGCGGAGGAGGGTATTCTGTATGTACTGAACAGCTTCGTCGGTGAGGGGCATGTTTTCTGCCCTTATGACACACTGGTTGAAAAGTCGGTGGAGTTGCTGGGAATCGATCGGGAAATCGTGCTCAAGGCGATGGCTGTCTTGTTTGAAAATCAGAGAATCATGATGGAAGATATCAATTCCGCTTCCCTTGAAGATTTTGTTCCAAACCTGAAAGCTGTCTATCTTCCACCATTCTATGTTGCCGAGAAAAATCTGGCACGTGAACTGAAGAAGATTTACCGTGAGCAGACTTTTTTTGGACAGCTGGACACGGACAGGATCCTCGCTGACTATGAAACCAGAAATAATATCAAACTGGCTTCCAAACAGCGGGAGGCGGTTCGCCTTTCGGTGCGGAGCAAGGTGATGATCGTGACCGGCGGACCCGGTACCGGAAAGACAACCATCATCAAGTCCATTCTGAATATCTACAAAGAAATCGGACTGAGGGTGCTCCTGGCTGCCCCGACAGGGCGTGCCGCAAAGCGCATGCAGGAAGCCACCGGCTATGAAGCCAGGACCATACACCGTCTGCTTGAATTCAGCCCCAAGAAAGGTCGTTTCCAGAAAGATCGTGATAATCTTCTGGATGCCGATGTGATCATCATTGACGAGGCATCGATGGTCGATCTCATGCTCATGTACAGCTTGGTAAAGGCCATTCCGTCGCATGCTATCTTTATTCTGGTCGGGGATATCTATCAACTTCCGGCGGTGGGGGCAGGAAATGTTCTTGGCGATATGATCGATTCCGATGTATTTCCGGTCATCACCCTGACGGAGATTTTCAGGCAATCACGCCAGAGCAAGATCGTGACAAACGCCCACCGTATCAACATGGGGGAGTTTCCCGATACAAGAAATCCGCCTCCGGGACAGACCTCCGATTTTTATTTTGTGGAGGAAGATGATCCTGAAGAAGCGCTGCGAAAGATTTGCAGCTTCTGCAAAAAACATCTGCCGGAACGTTTCGGTTTCGATCCCCTTGATGATATCCAGGTGCTCACACCGATGTACAAAGGGGTTATCGGCGTCGTGAATTTGAATGCCGAGCTGCAGAATCTGTTGAACGCCAACAAGCACGGGGTCAAAATTGGCAGCAAGTTTTTTCGCATCGGTGACAAGGTTATGCAGCTTGAAAACAATTATGACAAAGATGTTTTCAACGGAGACATAGGAAAGGTTGTATACCTGGACCAGGAGGAGAAGGAACTGATCGTCAATTTTGATGGGAGACGGGTACACTACGATTTTTCGGAGGCCGATGAACTTTCACTTGCCTACGCTATTTCTGTCCACAAGTCACAGGGAAGCGAGTATCCGGTGGTGGTCATGCCGGTGATGACCCAGCATTACATATTGTTGCAGAGGAATCTGATCTACACGGGAATTACCAGGGGTAAAAAAATGACCCTGTTGATTGGAACGAAACGTGCATTGGCCATCGCGGTCAAGAACAACAAGCCCCTGGAACGTTTTACCATGTTGAAGGAAAGATTGTCCGGTCCGTGA
- a CDS encoding aspartate kinase produces MSTIVQKYGGSSLATIDHFRKVARKIASTRDAGNKVAVVLSAMAGETDRLLALSHSFSPGVPSGREQDLIVSTGEQISSALMVMALEERGCPAQPFLGSQIPLRTNAAFTRAHIVEVGKENLCKALNEGKVAVVAGFQGVNERNEITTLGRGGSDTSAVAIAWAIGADICEIYTDVDGVYTADPRICVQARHLDSITYEEMLELAGLGSKVLQARSVELAQKYKVPLLVKSTFGGERCTWIKEEDEPRMEDVIISGITLDRDEAKISVLKVPDEPGTAYRILSPLADAGISIDMIIQNISVDGYTDLTFTVPGTELDRAGELLKEVAVQIGAQDVLTNDAIGKVSIVGIGMKNHPGVAAKMFKALSEENINIQMISTSEIRISCVIEAKYGELAVRVLHDTFYPEQK; encoded by the coding sequence ATGTCTACAATCGTTCAAAAATATGGCGGCAGCTCGCTGGCCACGATAGACCATTTCAGGAAGGTGGCCCGAAAAATTGCCTCGACCCGCGATGCCGGAAACAAGGTGGCGGTGGTTCTGTCGGCGATGGCCGGGGAAACAGACCGATTGCTGGCCCTGTCGCACTCCTTTTCCCCGGGGGTTCCATCGGGGCGGGAACAGGATCTGATTGTTTCTACCGGGGAACAGATCAGCTCCGCCCTGATGGTCATGGCCCTGGAAGAGCGCGGTTGCCCCGCGCAGCCCTTCCTGGGGAGCCAGATTCCGTTGCGGACCAATGCGGCTTTTACCAGAGCTCATATTGTCGAGGTGGGGAAGGAGAACCTGTGTAAAGCTTTGAACGAGGGGAAAGTGGCCGTTGTCGCCGGGTTCCAGGGCGTAAATGAGCGGAATGAAATTACAACTCTGGGGCGGGGAGGGTCGGATACCAGCGCAGTGGCGATTGCCTGGGCAATTGGCGCGGATATCTGTGAAATATACACGGATGTTGACGGCGTGTATACTGCTGATCCCCGAATTTGTGTTCAAGCGCGCCATCTCGATTCGATAACTTACGAGGAGATGCTGGAATTGGCAGGGCTGGGCTCGAAAGTGTTGCAGGCCCGTTCGGTGGAGTTGGCCCAGAAATACAAGGTGCCCCTGCTGGTAAAATCAACTTTTGGCGGTGAGCGTTGTACCTGGATAAAGGAGGAGGATGAACCCAGGATGGAAGATGTAATTATTTCAGGGATTACCCTTGATCGCGATGAGGCCAAGATATCCGTACTGAAAGTTCCGGACGAACCGGGCACTGCTTACAGGATATTGTCGCCTCTTGCTGATGCGGGGATCAGTATCGACATGATCATCCAGAATATCAGTGTGGATGGTTACACCGATCTTACTTTTACGGTGCCCGGAACCGAACTGGATCGCGCCGGGGAATTGTTGAAAGAAGTTGCTGTTCAGATCGGGGCACAGGATGTTCTGACCAACGATGCCATCGGCAAGGTTTCCATTGTCGGCATCGGCATGAAGAATCATCCCGGCGTTGCGGCAAAGATGTTCAAGGCACTTTCAGAAGAAAATATCAACATTCAGATGATCAGCACATCCGAAATCCGTATATCCTGCGTGATCGAAGCCAAATATGGCGAACTTGCCGTACGAGTTTTGCATGATACATTCTATCCCGAACAAAAATAG
- a CDS encoding FAD-dependent oxidoreductase, with the protein MKGVRLLKHLFTSCYINKLEIKNRIVMPSMHLNYAPGGEINEKIIEFYLERARGGAGLIIVGGCAIDDVGAGPLMIDVSDPRFLEGLHRLTGKIKKEGTAIAAQLYHAGRYAYSFLTGKQSVAPSAIASRLTRETPHELSNDEIQELMERYVSAALLVKEAEFDAVEILASAGYIISQFLSPQTNRRNDRYGGDFKGRMRFGLEVVSKVKEAVGPEYPVIVRVGGNDFIPGGNTNVEIREFCRHLENVGADCLNVTGGWHETRVPQLTMVVPPGTFVYLAENIKNDVSLPVVACNRINDPRIAAKIIEEKRADFVGMARPLIADPQLPAKAAGRNPGRIRKCIGCNQGCLDKVFSLQEVTCLVNAAAGREKETKIEAAAAPRKILVIGGGVAGMEAARVSAARGHEVTLWEKGNELGGQIKLAAAPPGRNDFLDFHSYLEGEIEALGVKVVLDRAADAGAIIAENADVVVLATGAEAIRPDIPGIDRKHVCLAEDVLMDRVETGGKVVVVGGGAVGVETALHLSQKGALSAESLKFLLLARAEKPEDLYDMAVRGPKDITIMEMEKGIGRDIGISTRWTLLDALRRADVKMMENTTVKSIEDEGIIAEAEGEEIFTEADTVVIAVGSMPVNKLYEELKGKVEHLHLIGDARKPGKALDAVRDAFDLALKI; encoded by the coding sequence ATGAAAGGAGTGAGGCTGTTGAAACATCTTTTTACTTCCTGTTATATCAATAAACTTGAAATCAAAAACAGGATCGTCATGCCGTCGATGCATTTGAATTATGCCCCTGGCGGTGAAATCAATGAAAAAATCATTGAATTCTATCTGGAGAGGGCCAGGGGGGGGGCAGGCCTTATCATTGTCGGTGGGTGTGCCATAGATGATGTTGGTGCCGGCCCCTTGATGATCGATGTTAGCGATCCCCGTTTTCTGGAGGGGTTACATAGACTGACCGGGAAAATAAAAAAAGAGGGAACTGCCATTGCGGCGCAACTGTATCATGCCGGAAGGTATGCTTACTCCTTTTTGACCGGCAAGCAATCCGTTGCCCCATCGGCAATTGCCTCCAGGCTGACGAGGGAGACGCCCCATGAGCTTTCCAACGATGAGATACAGGAATTGATGGAAAGGTACGTCAGCGCGGCTCTGCTGGTAAAAGAAGCGGAATTTGACGCCGTGGAGATCCTGGCCAGCGCCGGGTACATCATCTCACAATTCCTGTCTCCGCAAACCAATCGCCGCAACGATCGGTACGGTGGGGACTTCAAGGGTCGGATGCGTTTTGGTCTGGAGGTGGTAAGCAAGGTCAAGGAAGCGGTCGGTCCGGAATATCCGGTTATCGTACGCGTTGGCGGCAACGATTTTATCCCCGGCGGCAATACCAACGTGGAAATAAGAGAATTCTGCCGCCATCTGGAAAACGTGGGGGCAGACTGTCTCAACGTTACCGGGGGATGGCACGAGACCCGTGTTCCACAGCTGACCATGGTCGTGCCGCCAGGAACATTTGTTTACCTGGCCGAGAATATCAAGAACGATGTATCGCTACCCGTGGTAGCTTGCAACCGGATAAACGATCCGCGGATCGCCGCAAAAATAATCGAGGAGAAAAGGGCCGATTTTGTGGGGATGGCAAGGCCCCTGATTGCCGATCCTCAATTACCGGCCAAGGCGGCGGGGCGGAACCCGGGCAGGATAAGAAAATGTATAGGATGCAATCAAGGATGCCTGGACAAGGTATTTTCACTCCAGGAGGTAACCTGCCTGGTGAATGCCGCGGCGGGGAGGGAAAAAGAAACGAAAATCGAGGCTGCAGCTGCTCCCCGGAAGATCCTGGTGATCGGCGGCGGTGTGGCAGGAATGGAGGCGGCCAGGGTTTCCGCGGCACGTGGGCATGAGGTTACCCTCTGGGAAAAAGGGAATGAACTGGGGGGGCAGATCAAGCTGGCCGCGGCTCCACCGGGCAGAAATGATTTTCTGGATTTTCATTCCTATCTTGAAGGTGAAATCGAAGCACTGGGGGTAAAGGTTGTCCTTGACAGGGCGGCAGATGCGGGTGCGATCATCGCAGAGAATGCCGATGTGGTCGTCCTGGCCACGGGAGCGGAGGCAATCAGGCCTGACATTCCGGGAATTGATCGGAAACATGTATGCCTTGCCGAGGATGTATTGATGGACAGGGTTGAAACTGGCGGCAAAGTGGTGGTGGTCGGGGGAGGCGCCGTGGGTGTTGAAACAGCACTTCATCTTTCGCAGAAAGGCGCACTTTCGGCTGAATCCCTGAAATTCCTTCTGCTTGCCCGGGCCGAAAAACCGGAAGACCTTTACGATATGGCGGTCAGGGGGCCCAAGGATATCACGATCATGGAAATGGAGAAGGGGATCGGGCGTGATATCGGTATTTCCACCCGCTGGACCCTGCTCGATGCCCTGAGGCGTGCCGATGTGAAAATGATGGAGAATACCACGGTCAAAAGTATCGAGGATGAAGGGATCATTGCCGAAGCGGAGGGGGAAGAGATATTTACCGAAGCGGATACGGTGGTGATAGCTGTTGGTTCCATGCCTGTAAACAAGCTTTACGAGGAACTGAAGGGTAAGGTCGAACACCTTCATCTGATCGGTGATGCGCGCAAGCCGGGGAAAGCCCTGGATGCTGTCCGGGATGCTTTCGATCTTGCTTTGAAAATATAG
- a CDS encoding AtpZ/AtpI family protein has protein sequence MVKKKQNWLRYGRYINLALSFGIMMVVSLFLGLYGGDWLDRRLGTSPIFMILGIFLGVGIGFYSLFAELEGLMKQKSGDKVKREKDREDDE, from the coding sequence ATGGTTAAAAAAAAACAAAACTGGCTGCGTTACGGGCGCTATATCAACCTGGCATTGTCATTTGGCATCATGATGGTCGTAAGCCTTTTTCTGGGGCTTTACGGAGGGGACTGGCTGGATCGGCGCCTGGGAACGTCGCCGATTTTCATGATACTGGGCATATTTCTGGGGGTGGGCATAGGTTTCTACAGTTTGTTTGCCGAGCTGGAAGGATTGATGAAACAGAAGTCGGGGGACAAGGTCAAGCGGGAAAAGGACAGGGAAGATGATGAATAG
- a CDS encoding LysM peptidoglycan-binding domain-containing protein, translating to MKEQDSMDSTAGENLDEAISKSGDLIDDLLAGKDGEGKGTRDCRETGYSGSCVFMSNAAFEFIEDYSRTDTSREIGGFLLGHYSGDQDDFKVWIEAAVEAAYVETSKAGLRFTHRTWEFLAETREQNFPDCRVVGWFHTHPGLGTFISKHDLFIHDTFFESFWKVSYVIDPLSEEHAFYGWNKYGNLAPISFKVEGEPLYIALTREEKRERRLGRAMKEKKMPRFLGIGKTAAVFAGILFVLFFLNNYFVLHPLYEKINELESLVGSKEETIEALQMENEALVNLLPREDESGIPESGSETAGEQKPVINREDVPYETYTVAEGDTLWNISARLLGDGNRYQELADFNDLGDSGLKPGMKLKIPK from the coding sequence ATGAAGGAACAAGATTCCATGGACTCCACGGCAGGGGAAAATCTTGATGAGGCGATTTCAAAAAGTGGCGATCTTATCGATGATCTTCTGGCCGGGAAGGATGGAGAAGGGAAAGGAACACGGGATTGCAGGGAAACCGGGTATTCGGGCAGTTGTGTCTTCATGAGCAATGCTGCCTTCGAGTTTATCGAGGATTATTCCCGCACGGATACTTCCAGGGAAATCGGAGGATTTCTTCTGGGGCATTATTCCGGGGATCAAGACGATTTCAAGGTGTGGATCGAAGCAGCCGTGGAGGCTGCTTATGTGGAAACGTCGAAAGCAGGCTTGAGGTTCACGCACCGCACATGGGAATTCCTGGCCGAGACAAGAGAGCAAAATTTTCCGGATTGCAGAGTGGTGGGTTGGTTCCATACCCATCCCGGATTGGGTACTTTTATCTCCAAGCATGATCTGTTCATCCATGATACATTTTTCGAGTCTTTCTGGAAGGTGTCCTACGTTATTGACCCTCTTTCCGAGGAACATGCTTTTTACGGATGGAACAAATATGGTAACCTGGCCCCGATATCTTTCAAGGTGGAAGGGGAACCGCTTTATATCGCGCTGACCCGGGAGGAAAAAAGGGAAAGACGATTGGGCCGGGCCATGAAGGAAAAGAAAATGCCCAGGTTTCTGGGTATAGGCAAAACCGCAGCTGTTTTTGCTGGAATATTGTTCGTTTTGTTTTTTTTGAACAATTATTTTGTTCTCCATCCTCTCTACGAGAAGATCAATGAGCTGGAATCTCTCGTGGGCTCCAAGGAAGAGACTATCGAGGCATTGCAGATGGAAAACGAAGCGCTGGTAAATCTTCTGCCCCGGGAAGATGAATCCGGAATACCCGAGAGTGGTTCGGAAACTGCCGGGGAACAGAAACCGGTCATCAACAGAGAAGATGTTCCCTATGAAACCTATACAGTGGCTGAAGGGGATACTTTGTGGAATATCAGTGCGCGCCTGCTGGGTGATGGCAACCGTTATCAGGAGCTGGCCGATTTCAATGATTTGGGGGATTCCGGTTTGAAGCCCGGCATGAAACTCAAAATACCCAAATAA
- a CDS encoding alpha/beta fold hydrolase: MGKKIMPGGEPFFYEAGKVGCLLIHGFTGTASSMKPMGEALARKGITTLGVRLEGHGTSVEDMQKSTYPDWIASAEKGLSELQDHCDYIYVSGLSMGGALSLYLASVFPREVLGVIPICAPVFMKEFKIKLVPILKHVIKTVPAIGGNLKDPEAVEITYDRTPVAATHELIKLLKIVNNNLASIKQPALIFAAVEDGVVSPDNAPHIYKHISSAKKELVWLKNSYHVATLDYDKEIIFNKTAEFINNNQKEIG, translated from the coding sequence GTGGGGAAAAAGATCATGCCCGGTGGCGAACCTTTTTTTTATGAGGCAGGAAAAGTTGGATGTCTTCTGATACACGGTTTTACCGGTACCGCTTCTTCCATGAAGCCGATGGGCGAAGCGCTGGCCCGGAAGGGTATTACCACTTTGGGGGTCAGGCTTGAGGGGCACGGGACAAGCGTCGAGGATATGCAAAAATCCACGTATCCCGATTGGATTGCATCGGCAGAGAAAGGCCTCTCTGAATTGCAGGATCATTGTGATTATATCTATGTTTCCGGGCTTTCGATGGGCGGGGCATTGTCTCTGTACCTGGCTTCTGTTTTTCCCAGGGAGGTTCTTGGCGTTATTCCCATATGTGCTCCGGTTTTCATGAAAGAATTCAAAATCAAACTGGTGCCGATTTTGAAGCATGTGATCAAGACGGTACCTGCTATCGGTGGAAACCTGAAAGATCCCGAAGCTGTTGAGATCACATATGACCGCACCCCGGTCGCAGCAACTCATGAACTGATAAAATTGCTCAAAATAGTCAATAATAATCTGGCATCCATAAAACAACCGGCGCTCATTTTTGCGGCGGTGGAAGATGGGGTGGTTTCTCCGGATAATGCACCCCATATTTACAAACATATCTCTTCTGCAAAGAAGGAGTTGGTCTGGTTGAAAAATTCCTACCATGTGGCCACCCTCGATTATGACAAGGAAATTATCTTTAACAAAACGGCTGAATTTATAAATAACAACCAGAAAGAGATCGGATAA
- a CDS encoding ribosome maturation factor RimP produces the protein MRKKNDLVSEVEEAIAPIMNSYRFELVGVEWARKQGRWNLCIYMDKPGGITIDDCENVHHEISDLLDRVDLIPHSYVLEVSSPGLDRPLRNREDFEKFDGDYAKITTDVPINGQKRFKGLLRGLKDDCVLLENREGQVKEIPFNTVVKANLWYKPDFKEYERRRKKK, from the coding sequence GTGCGGAAGAAAAACGACCTGGTATCCGAAGTTGAAGAAGCGATTGCTCCGATAATGAATTCCTACCGCTTTGAACTGGTCGGTGTGGAGTGGGCCAGAAAACAAGGGCGGTGGAATCTTTGTATCTATATGGACAAACCCGGCGGAATCACAATCGATGATTGCGAGAATGTCCACCACGAGATATCGGATTTGCTCGATCGTGTCGATCTGATCCCGCATAGCTATGTTCTGGAGGTTTCTTCTCCCGGACTGGACCGGCCACTGAGAAACAGGGAGGACTTTGAAAAGTTCGATGGAGATTATGCCAAGATTACAACCGATGTCCCGATCAACGGACAGAAAAGGTTCAAGGGGTTACTGCGCGGATTGAAGGATGATTGCGTGTTGCTGGAAAACAGGGAGGGGCAGGTAAAGGAAATACCATTCAACACGGTTGTAAAGGCAAATCTCTGGTACAAGCCAGACTTTAAAGAGTATGAAAGGAGGAGGAAGAAAAAGTGA
- the nusA gene encoding transcription termination/antitermination protein NusA produces MSQDLLMALNAIEKERGIEKEILFEAIEVALMSAYKRNFNHATNARIEINRNTGQIKVFRTYEVVDSVDNADTEIMLEKARELQPEIEIGEIIETEVTPRDFGRIAAQTAKQVVIQRIREAERDLIYEKYVDRIGDVTSGTVQRFEQKNILIDLDRAEAILPPMEQIPNERFRQGEIARVYILDVKKTNKGPQIIVSRSHAVLLKRLFEMEVPEIYDGVIEIKAVAREAGHRSKIAVTSKNRDVDPVGACVGQKGSRVQSVSNELRGEKIDIIQWSDNQEEFIMRALSPAKVNHVELNAEEKIARVVVPDNQLSLSIGREGQNVRLAAKITGWKVDILSESQLAELSKAEEPGEMAEGEEAVEEVTVEEEENEELPGEGVEAKDALEDEAENEVQVEDSPIEDSMEEEVSREPEEEDSGQD; encoded by the coding sequence GTGAGTCAGGATCTGTTGATGGCACTCAATGCCATAGAAAAGGAAAGAGGTATTGAGAAAGAAATACTTTTCGAGGCGATTGAAGTAGCCCTGATGTCAGCCTACAAACGAAATTTTAACCATGCTACCAACGCAAGGATCGAGATAAACAGGAACACCGGACAGATAAAAGTTTTCAGAACCTACGAAGTGGTCGACAGTGTAGATAACGCCGATACGGAAATAATGCTGGAAAAGGCCCGTGAACTGCAACCGGAGATCGAAATCGGCGAAATAATAGAAACAGAAGTTACTCCAAGGGATTTCGGCAGGATAGCGGCGCAAACAGCGAAACAGGTTGTTATCCAGCGTATACGTGAGGCCGAACGCGACTTGATCTATGAAAAATATGTGGACCGGATCGGTGATGTAACCAGTGGAACCGTGCAGAGGTTCGAGCAAAAAAACATTTTGATCGATCTTGATCGCGCGGAGGCCATTCTGCCTCCCATGGAGCAGATTCCCAATGAAAGGTTCCGGCAGGGCGAGATAGCCAGGGTATATATTCTGGATGTCAAAAAGACCAACAAGGGGCCGCAGATCATTGTTTCCCGTTCTCATGCTGTTCTGCTGAAGCGTCTATTCGAGATGGAAGTTCCTGAAATATATGATGGAGTGATCGAGATAAAAGCGGTCGCACGGGAGGCCGGCCACCGTTCAAAAATTGCGGTTACCTCCAAGAACAGGGATGTCGATCCCGTGGGAGCCTGCGTGGGGCAGAAGGGTTCCAGGGTCCAGTCCGTAAGCAATGAGTTGCGCGGTGAGAAGATCGATATCATACAATGGAGCGACAATCAGGAAGAATTCATCATGAGGGCGCTTAGCCCGGCCAAGGTAAATCATGTGGAATTGAATGCGGAGGAAAAGATTGCCAGGGTGGTAGTTCCGGATAACCAACTTTCACTTTCTATCGGCCGTGAAGGGCAGAATGTTCGTCTTGCAGCCAAGATTACCGGTTGGAAGGTGGATATTTTAAGCGAGTCACAACTTGCCGAGCTTTCCAAGGCCGAGGAACCCGGTGAGATGGCGGAAGGTGAAGAGGCGGTGGAAGAGGTAACGGTGGAAGAAGAAGAAAATGAAGAGCTTCCAGGGGAAGGAGTGGAGGCGAAAGATGCTTTGGAAGATGAGGCGGAAAATGAAGTCCAGGTGGAAGATTCTCCGATAGAAGATTCCATGGAAGAGGAAGTTTCCCGGGAACCGGAAGAAGAGGATTCCGGGCAAGATTGA
- a CDS encoding YlxR family protein translates to MAKPRKVPLRACVGCKEKKPKRDLIRIVSVPGGPVEVDLTGKKSGRGVYICPDKACMDRACKARRLEKNLKREIPASLKEEVYRILEENGHAEDN, encoded by the coding sequence GTGGCAAAACCCCGCAAGGTTCCACTGAGGGCCTGTGTTGGATGTAAAGAAAAAAAACCAAAAAGGGACCTGATCAGAATTGTGAGCGTTCCCGGTGGCCCGGTGGAGGTTGACTTGACAGGAAAAAAATCGGGTCGCGGGGTGTATATATGTCCCGACAAGGCGTGCATGGATCGTGCTTGCAAGGCCAGGCGACTGGAAAAAAATTTGAAAAGGGAAATACCGGCATCGCTCAAGGAGGAAGTGTACAGAATACTGGAAGAGAACGGTCATGCGGAGGATAATTAA